One window of the Trifolium pratense cultivar HEN17-A07 linkage group LG2, ARS_RC_1.1, whole genome shotgun sequence genome contains the following:
- the LOC123911432 gene encoding DNA-directed RNA polymerases II, IV and V subunit 8B-like, which translates to MSELYFDDFFKVVDVDPDGKKYDKVSRIVARSEKHGMGMILDVNSELYPIKRKERFLLALSPSLVLNTKDGPVSIQEKFEYIMYGTLYEISAAGLSLSPPEVEVTASFGGLQLMLRGDPSHCAKFAVDQKLFLLIRKFES; encoded by the exons ATGAGTGAGCTTTATTTCGATGACTTTTTCAAGGTTGTGGATGTAGACCCAGATGGTAAAAAGTATGACAAGG TTTCTCGGATTGTTGCACGTAGTGAGAAGCATGGCATGGGCATGATTCTAGATGTAAATTCAGAGCTTTATCCtataaaaagaaaggaaagatTCTTGTTGGCTTTGTCTCCATCTCTTGTTTTAAATACCAAG GATGGCCCAGTTTCAATTCAAGAAAAGTTTGAATACATCATGTATGGAACGTTGTATGAGATTTCAGCTGCTGGACTTTCACTTTCTCCACCTGAAGT GGAGGTAACAGCATCATTTGGAGGACTTCAGCTGATGCTGAGAGGTGATCCTTCCCACTGTGCCAAGTTTGCAGTCGATCAGAAGTTGTTTTTACTAATAAGGAAGTTTGAAAGTTGA
- the LOC123909528 gene encoding rho GDP-dissociation inhibitor 1-like isoform X2: MTSDHEESGERKAALGRHMSEGSIAAAEDDDDDVERKIDLGPQFTLKEQLEKDKDDESLRKWKEQLLGGIDMNSVGETLEPEVKFLSLAIKSGDRDDIILPVPETGNPEGLWFTLKEGSKYRLMFTFQVNHNIVSGLKYTNTVWKTGIKVDSTKEMIGTFSPQAEPYTHEMPEETTPAGLFARGTYSARTKFVDDDKKSYLDINYTFDIRKDWV, from the exons ATGACTAG TGATCATGAAGAAAGTGGCGAACGAAAGGCGGCTCTCGGTAGACACATGAGTGAAGGTTCCATTGCTGCTGCTGAGGACGATGACGACGATGTTGAGAGGAAGATTGATTTGGGTCCTCAATTCACCTTGAAAGAGCAGCTTGAAAAGGATAAG GATGATGAGAGCTTGAGGAAGTGGAAGGAACAGCTTCTTGGAGGCATTGACATGAATTCTGTTGGAG AAACTTTGGAGCCAGAAGTGAAATTTTTGAGCCTTGCAATAAAATCAGGCGATAGAGATGATATAATTCTTCCAGTACCAGAGACAGGAAATCCAGAAGGTTTATGGTTTACTTTGAAGGAAGGTTCTAAATATAGGTTGATGTTCACTTTCCAAGTAAACCATAATATCGTTTCGGGTCTTAAATACACCAACACTGTCTGGAAAACTGGTATCAAGG TTGACTCTACTAAAGAGATGATCGGAACATTTAGCCCTCAAGCAGAACCGTACACGCATGAAATGCCGGAAGAGACAACACCAGCTGGGTTATTTGCCAGAGGGACATACTCTGCAAGAACTAAG TTTGTTGACGATGACAAAAAGTCGTATTTGGATATCAACTACACGTTTGATATTCGGAAGGACTGGGTTTAA
- the LOC123909528 gene encoding rho GDP-dissociation inhibitor 1-like isoform X1 — protein MDSDRDICSDHEESGERKAALGRHMSEGSIAAAEDDDDDVERKIDLGPQFTLKEQLEKDKDDESLRKWKEQLLGGIDMNSVGETLEPEVKFLSLAIKSGDRDDIILPVPETGNPEGLWFTLKEGSKYRLMFTFQVNHNIVSGLKYTNTVWKTGIKVDSTKEMIGTFSPQAEPYTHEMPEETTPAGLFARGTYSARTKFVDDDKKSYLDINYTFDIRKDWV, from the exons ATGGATTCTGATCGTGACATATGCAGTGATCATGAAGAAAGTGGCGAACGAAAGGCGGCTCTCGGTAGACACATGAGTGAAGGTTCCATTGCTGCTGCTGAGGACGATGACGACGATGTTGAGAGGAAGATTGATTTGGGTCCTCAATTCACCTTGAAAGAGCAGCTTGAAAAGGATAAG GATGATGAGAGCTTGAGGAAGTGGAAGGAACAGCTTCTTGGAGGCATTGACATGAATTCTGTTGGAG AAACTTTGGAGCCAGAAGTGAAATTTTTGAGCCTTGCAATAAAATCAGGCGATAGAGATGATATAATTCTTCCAGTACCAGAGACAGGAAATCCAGAAGGTTTATGGTTTACTTTGAAGGAAGGTTCTAAATATAGGTTGATGTTCACTTTCCAAGTAAACCATAATATCGTTTCGGGTCTTAAATACACCAACACTGTCTGGAAAACTGGTATCAAGG TTGACTCTACTAAAGAGATGATCGGAACATTTAGCCCTCAAGCAGAACCGTACACGCATGAAATGCCGGAAGAGACAACACCAGCTGGGTTATTTGCCAGAGGGACATACTCTGCAAGAACTAAG TTTGTTGACGATGACAAAAAGTCGTATTTGGATATCAACTACACGTTTGATATTCGGAAGGACTGGGTTTAA
- the LOC123909457 gene encoding ribosomal RNA processing protein 1 homolog, translating to MANTGSEVGRSLIKQLACTQKSSREKALRLLLKSWLPSRSEPLPEEDAKKLWKGLFYCVWHSDKPLVQADLIDRLSSLLLTLHPSVSVQYFTTFFITMRREWSGIDALRLDKFYLLIRRFVSKTFSLMNKNSWDLEFVKLIMNCLDDATFSAQDKLLQGNGVKYHVASVFVEELTPFLPVKLSVLEVLFKPFFTVMGKLPDKVLLGKIKSGLFDLLLTNGKRLLEVKKAGEEDGEGNGDVVNLGTIALAMGFAPKLFELASAPDCVQGNRKVLFELHREFLKLEKDAGNSGFEFSIPDSVVDQDDEEVPDLVPIVEVDADVGPNGKVLKKCKKGKKNSVDKVKKANKTKKNKKSDASDLNGEKISAENGDKNVASENGGNLNTEQVDGESPLVLNESVISNLQKQFEKVAAEAGLEDGVASVCVTPKATETKKRKRTKNSKGKTSQDLDLNDGDAEDSAVGKSVEKSSKKVRFSMKNNLVWKPHSPLPPQNLRIPPSVTPRGSALKKGVPPGPIREMPLQTKKAKVKKGRRTIIGVVPSVKRLKKLRSRSV from the coding sequence ATGGCAAACACCGGATCAGAAGTTGGCCGTTCCCTGATAAAGCAGCTAGCATGCACACAGAAATCATCACGAGAGAAAGCTCTTCGTCTTCTTCTAAAATCATGGCTTCCTTCTCGATCCGAACCACTTCCCGAAGAAGACGCCAAAAAGCTCTGGAAAGGTCTCTTCTACTGTGTTTGGCACTCTGACAAGCCTCTCGTTCAAGCTGACCTCATCGATCGTCTCTCTTCACTTCTGTTAACACTTCATCCTTCGGTTTCCGTTCAGTATTTCACCACCTTCTTCATCACCATGCGTCGTGAATGGTCCGGTATCGATGCGTTAAGGTTAGATAAGTTCTACCTTTTGATTCGTAGATTTGTTTCAAAGACTTTTTCTCTGATGAATAAGAATTCATGGGATTTGGAATTTGTGAAGTTGATTATGAATTGTTTGGATGATGCTACTTTTTCTGCTCAAGATAAGTTGTTGCAGGGAAATGGTGTTAAGTATCATGTTGCTTCTGTTTTTGTTGAAGAGCTTACGCCTTTTCTTCCGGTTAAGTTGAGTGTTTTAGAAGTGCTTTTTAAGCCGTTTTTCACTGTGATGGGTAAATTGCCTGATAAGGTTTTGTTAGGGAAGATTAAGagtggtttgtttgatttgctGTTGACCAATGGGAAGAGGTTGTTGGAGGTTAAGAAGGCTGGGGAGGAAGATGGTGAGGGTAATGGTGATGTTGTGAATTTGGGAACGATAGCGTTGGCTATGGGTTTTGCACCGAAGTTATTTGAGTTGGCTTCTGCTCCTGATTGTGTTCAGGGGAATAGAAAGGTTTTGTTTGAACTGCATCGGGAGTTTTTGAAGCTGGAGAAGGATGCTGGTAATTCAGGGTTTGAGTTCTCTATTCCTGATTCTGTTGTTGATCAGGATGATGAGGAAGTGCCGGATTTGGTTCCCATTGTCGAGGTTGATGCTGATGTTGGTCCTAATGGTAAGGTGCTGAAGAAATGCAAGAAGGGTAAGAAAAATTCTGTTGACAAAGTGAAAAAGGCaaataaaacaaagaagaataagaagagTGATGCATCTGATTTGAACGGCGAAAAGATTTCTGCTGAGAATGGTGATAAGAATGTTGCCAGTGAAAATGGTGGAAATTTGAATACTGAGCAGGTTGATGGTGAAAGCCCGTTGGTTTTGAATGAGAGTGTGATTTCAAACCTCCAAAAGCAGTTTGAGAAGGTTGCTGCAGAAGCAGGTTTGGAAGATGGTGTTGCAAGTGTATGTGTTACACCCAAAGCTACCGAGActaagaagagaaagagaaccAAGAATTCTAAAGGAAAGACATCTCAGGATTTGGATCTGAATGACGGAGATGCTGAAGACTCTGCGGTAGGAAAGAGTGTGGAGAAAAGTTCCAAGAAGGTAAGGTTTTCCATGAAAAATAACTTGGTATGGAAGCCACATAGTCCTTTACCTCCACAGAACTTGAGAATTCCTCCCTCTGTTACACCCAGAGGAAGTGCACTCAAAAAGGGTGTGCCTCCAGGTCCCATCAGAGAGATGCCTCTCCAGACCAAAAAGGCGAAAGTGAAGAAGGGCAGAAGGACAATAATTGGTGTTGTACCATCTGTCAAGCGCTTGAAGAAATTGAGATCTCGTTCTGTGTGA
- the LOC123909529 gene encoding uncharacterized protein LOC123909529, giving the protein MGAIVNLGIGGGAAPSSSIRLCHRSQLTKQLQSVDKEWSRLHHKLNTKPKFTCLFSDNKREDQARKALEGALSGKKIEYEKWDKEIKRREELGGGGGTNGGGGGWFGWGRWFGWSNDDNFWQEATQASLTILGIILIYLLVAKGDLILAAIINPLLYALRGVRNGFGLTTSEVLKNTSNSDQPDFDGVLKKEGYKSASAKESVVRKWGSD; this is encoded by the exons ATGGGAGCAATTGTAAACCTAGGAATAGGAGGAGGAGCAGCTCCGTCGTCGTCAATCCGGTTATGCCATCGTTCCCAGTTGACGAAGCAGCTTCAATCTGTTGATAAAGAATGGAGTCGTTTACATCACAAACTCAACACCAAACCCAAATTCACTTGCCTTTTCTCAGACAATAAAAGAGAG GATCAAGCTAGAAAAGCATTAGAAGGTGCACTAAGTGGGAAGAAAATTGAATATGAAAAGTGGGACAAGGAAATCAAAAGACGAGAAGAGCTGGGAGGAGGAGGTGGCACCAATGGCGGTGGAGGAGGTTGGTTTGGGTGGGGTAGATGGTTTGGCTGGTCTAATGATGATAATTTTTGGCAAGAAGCAACACAAGCTAGTCTTACTATACTTGGCATCATTCTCATA TATCTCCTAGTTGCAAAAGGCGATTTGATCCTTGCCGCCATCATCAATCCATTGCTGTATGCACTTCGGGGAGTGAGAAACGGATTTGGTCTCACAACATCAGAAGTATTGAAAAATACTTCTAATAGTGATCAGCCTGATTTTGATGGGGTTTTGAAGAAGGAAGGTTACAAGAGTGCTTCTGCTAAAGAGAGCGTTGTAAGAAAATGGGGTAGTGATTAG